Proteins found in one Oncorhynchus mykiss isolate Arlee chromosome 3, USDA_OmykA_1.1, whole genome shotgun sequence genomic segment:
- the LOC110520522 gene encoding importin subunit alpha-4, with the protein MAENADLDNHRIKSFKNKGRDVETMRRHRNDVTVELRKNKRDKHLLKKRNVPQEDSLEDSDIDSDFKGQNVTLEVMLQNAVSDNAVVQLSAVQAARKLLSSDRNPPIDDLIKSGILPILVKCLERDDNPSLQFEAAWALTNIASGTSQQTQAVVKSNAVPLFLRLLHSPHQNVCEQAVWALGNIIGDGPQCRDYVISLGVVKPLLSFINPSIPISFLRNVTWVIVNLCRNKEPPPPMETVQEIVPALCVLLYHTDINILVDTVWALSYLTDGGNEQIQMVIDSGVVPFLVPLLSHQDVKVQTATLRAVGNIVTGTDEQTQMVLNCEVLSHFPNLLTHPKEKINKEAVWFLSNITAGNQQQVQAVIDAGLIPLIIHQLAKGDFGTQKEAAWTISNLTISGRKDQVEYLVQQNVVPPFCSLLSVKDPQVVQVLLDGLKNVLIMAGDEAGTITEIIEECGGLEKIENLQQHENEDIYKLAFEIIDQYFSGDDIDEDPSLIPEATQGGTFDFDPASSLQKEFKF; encoded by the exons ATGGCAGAAAACGCCGACTTGGATAACCACCGTATCAAGAGCTTCAAAAACAAGGGACGCGATGTCGAG ACTATGAGAAGACATCGAAATGACGTGACAGTGGAACTGAGAAAG AACAAACGAGACAAGCATCTACTGAAGAAGAGGAACGTCCCACAGGAGGACAGTCTTGAGGACTCCGACATAGACTCTGACTTCAAAGGG CAAAACGTCACACTAGAAGTTATGTTACAG AATGCCGTCAGTGATAACGCTGTGGTCCAGCTCAGTGCCGTACAGGCTGCCag AAAACTCCTCTCCAGTGACAGAAACCCTCCCATTGATGACTTGATAAAGTCTGGCATCCTGCCCATCCTAGTCAAATGTCTGGAGAGAGACGACAA TCCGTCTCTCCAGTTCGAGGCAGCCTGGGCCCTGACCAACATAGCGTCTGGTACTTCACAACAGACCCAGGCTGTGGTCAAATCCA ATGCTGTTCCCCTGTTCCTGCGACTGCTCCACTCTCCCCATCAGAATGTGTGTGAACAGGCTGTGTGGGCACTAGGCAACATCATAG GCGACGGGCCACAGTGCAGAGATTATGTCATCTCCCTGGGTGTGGTCAAGCCCCTGCTGTCCTTCATtaacccttccatccccatctcctTCCTCCGCAACGTCACCTGGGTCATCGTAAACCTCTGTCGCAACAAGGAGCCACCACCCCCCATGGAGACAGTACAGGag ATTGTTCCAGCTCTGTGTGTTCTTCTATACCACACAGATATAAAT ATCCTGGTGGACACGGTGTGGGCTCTGTCCTATCTGACAGATGGTGGGAACGAGCAGATTCAGATGGTGATAGACTCTGGCGTAGTCCCCTTCCTCGTTCCTCTGCTCAGCCACCAGGATGTCAAAGTTCAG ACTGCTACGCTGAGGGCAGTAGGCAACATTGTGACAGGGACAGACGAGCAGACACAGATGGTTCTCAACTGTGAAGTCCTCTCCCACTTCCCCAACCTGCTCACACACCCCAAAGAGAAGATCAACAAg GAAGCAGTGTGGTTCCTGTCCAATATCACGGCTGGGAACCAGCAGCAGGTTCAGGCTGTGATTGACGCAGGACTCATCCCCTTGATTATCCACCAACTGGCCAAG GGGGACTTTGGGACTCAGAAGGAGGCAGCGTGGACCATCAGCAACCTCACCATCAGTGGCCGGAAAGACCAG GTGGAGTACTTGGTGCAGCAGAATGTAGTCCCTCCTTTCTGCAGCCTGCTTTCAGTGAAGGACCCCCAGGTGGTCCAGGTACTCCTAGACGGCCTCAAGAACGTCCTCATCATGGCCGGGGACGAGGCCGGCACCATCACTGAGATCATAGAGGAGTGTGGAG GTCTGGAGAAGATTGAGAATCTGCAGCAACATGAGAATGAGGACATCTACAAACTAGCCTTCGAGATTATTGACCAGTACTTCTCAGGCGATGAT ATTGATGAGGATCCCAGTTTGATTCCTGAAGCCACCCAAGGAGGGACCTTCGACTTTGACCCCGCCTCCAGCCTGCAGAAGGAGTTCAAGTTCTAG